A genomic segment from Bubalus bubalis isolate 160015118507 breed Murrah chromosome 5, NDDB_SH_1, whole genome shotgun sequence encodes:
- the SPTY2D1 gene encoding protein SPT2 homolog, which translates to MDFREILLIASKAQGVNNVPKRYSLAVGPPKKDPKVKGVQSAAVQAFLRRKEEELRRKALEEKRRKEELVKKRIELKHDKKARAMAKRTKDNFHGYNGIPVEEKSRKRQAMQSHTSQGTDQEYEMEEEDEFLEYNQAESEQEYEEEQEPPKVESKPKVPLKSAPPVMNFNDLLRLAEKKQYEPVEIKVVKKTEERPMTAEELREREFLERKRRKRTPETDARLPPTRRVPSQKEGVGTKLSRGSGDTHPPCKGTVLPHPEKKPRPSPADEKRLHLSSSKSVPGERTKVAPGSCSQPSLHEGRDRPVFNGAGKPHPSTYSPSVPKTSAKGPQKSATEHKAKKSPPHPSHSRPGPMATPHNKAKTPGVRPPGSSSSSAPGRPSTGTARPTVSSGPMPKRQNGSSNSGPERSVSGNRKPTSDFSPSGRTVSGTSGLGRPASSSGGPGRPVSGSSGSGRPVGSSGGPGRPVSSPHDHRRPVSGSGPPGRSISGPGRSVSGPAPAGRPVSSSGPGRPVSSVGPGRTVNTSGPPLKPKCTVVSETISSKNIISRPSNGQMNGMKPSLSGYRSGPQRLPFPSGYKRQREYEEEEDDEEEYDSEMEDFIEDEGEPQEEISKHIREIFGYDRKKYKDESDYALRYMESSWKEQQKEEAKSLRLGMQEDLEEMRREEEEMRRRKAKKLKKR; encoded by the exons ATGGACTTTAGGGAAATTCTCCTGATAGCTTCCAAAGCGCAGGGTGTCAACAACGTGCCG aaaagataCAGTTTGGCAGTGGGACCTCCCAAAAAAGACCCAAAAGTTAAGGGTGTCCAGTCAGCAGCTGTCCAGGCTTTtctcagaaggaaagaagaggagctCAGACGAAAAG ccttagaagagaagaggagaaaggaagaactAGTGAAAAAGCGAATTGAGCTAAAACATGACAAGAAAGCAAGAGCTATGGCGAAGAGGACAAAGGATAATTTCCACGGTTACAATGGGATTCCTGTTGAGGAAAAGTCAAGGAAGAGGCAGGCAATGCAAAGTCACACTAGCCAGGGAACAGACCAAGAGTACGAGATGGAAGAAGAGGATGAATTCTTAGAATACAATCAAGCAGAGTCAGAGCAGGAGTACGAGGAAGAACAAGAACCTCCCAAAGTTGAAAGCAAACCAAAGGTCCCCCTTAAAAGTGCCCCACCAGTCATGAACTTCAATGATCTGCTCAGGCTGGCTGAGAAAAAGCAGTACGAGCCAGTGGAGATAAAGGTAGTGAAGAAGACGGAAGAGCGGCCCATGACTGCAGAAGAACTTAGGGAGCGAGAATTCCTTGAACGAAAGCGGAGGAAAAGGACACCTGAGACAGATGCAAGACTACCGCCAACCAGAAGAGTACCCTCTCAGAAAGAGGGTGTGGGCACAAAGCTTAGCAGAGGCTCTGGAGACACGCATCCTCCTTGCAAGGGTACTGTCCTTCCTCATCCTGAGAAGAAACCCAGACCCAGCCCAGCTGATGAGAAACGCCTGCATTTGTCTTCGTCCAAATCCGTGCCAGGGGAGAGGACCAAAGTAGCCCCTGGCAGTTGCTCCCAACCCTCGCTTCATGAGGGCCGTGATAGACCTGTTTTCAATGGGGCTGGAAAGCCCCACCCCAGCACCTATTCACCAAGTGTCCCAAAGACTTCTGCTAAAGGGCCTCAGAAATCTGCTACCGAGCACAAAGCCAAAAAATCTCCTCCCCATCCTAGCCATTCCAGGCCTGGACCCATGGCCACCCCACACAATAAGGCCAAGACTCCAGGTGTCAGGCCACCAGGCAGCAGCTCCAGCTCAGCCCCTGGGCGGCCTAGCACAGGGACTGCCCGGCCCACGGTTAGTTCTGGCCCCATGCCCAAGCGCCAGAATGGCAGCTCCAACTCAGGACCTGAGCGATCAGTCAGTGGAAACAGGAAGCCAACCAGTGACTTCAGTCCCTCAGGACGGACAGTCAGTGGTACAAGTGGCCTTGGTCGACCTGCCAGCAGCTCAGGTGGCCCTGGGCGACCTGTCAGTGGCTCCAGTGGTTCTGGGCGACCCGTGGGCAGCTCTGGGGGCCCTGGGCGGCCTGTAAGCAGTCCACATGACCATCGACGACCAGTGAGTGGCTCAGGCCCCCCTGGGCGGTCAATCAGTGGCCCTGGCCGGTCAGTCAGTGGCCCAGCTCCAGCTGGACGACCTGTCAGCAGTTCAGGCCCTGGTAGACCAGTGAGCAGCGTGGGACCCGGGCGAACAGTTAATACCTCAGGTCCCCCTCTGAAGCCCAAATGCACTGTTGTCTCAGAAACAATTTCTTCCAAGAATATAATCAGCCGACCCAGcaatggacagatgaatggaatgAAGCCATCCTTATCTGGCTACAGATCTG GTCCTCAAAGGCTTCCCTTTCCTAGTGGTTACAAAAGGCAGCGAGAATatgaagaggaggaagatgatGAAGAAGAATATGACTCTGAAATGGAAGACTTTATTGAAGATGAAGGAGAACCTCAGGAAGAAATATCCAAGCACATTAGAGAAATCTTTGGCTATGACCGAAAAAA ATACAAAGATGAAAGCGATTATGCCTTACGTTACATGGAGAGTAGTTGGAAGGAGCAGCagaaagaagaagcaaagag CTTAAGATTAGGTATGCAAGAAGATTTAGAGGAAATGAGAcgtgaagaagaagaaatgagacGTCGAAAGGCCAAAAAGCTGAAGAAGCGTTAG